The bacterium genome includes the window CGGCGCCGCCGGCGGCGGTCCCGGCGTCGCCCCCGGTGCCGATGCCGCACCGCGCCAGGTCGTCGGTGCCGATGGGGTCGCCCGGGGCCAGGATCGCCAGCCGCTCGACGGCGTTGCCCAGCTCGCGGATGTTGCCCGGCCAGGGCAGCCCGCGCAATCGCTCGAGGGCGGCGGGCGCGAAGGCGCGCTGGGGCAGGGCGTTCTCGTCGAGGTAGGAGGCCAGGAAGTGCTCGGCCAGCAGCGGGATGTCGGCCGCCCGCGCGCGCAGGGGCGGCACGTGGATGGGCACGACGTTCAGGCGGAAGAAGAGATCCTCGCGGAAGGTCCCGGCCGCGGCCTCCGCCGCGAGGTCCTTGTTCGTCGCGGCGAGCACGCGCACGTCGACGCGCACGGTGTCGTTGCCGCCGACCCGCTCGATCTCGCCTTCCTGCAGGGCGCGCAGCACCTTGGCCTGCGCCTTCAGCGACATGTCGCCGATCTCGTCCAGGAAGAGGGTGCCGCCGTGGGCCTGCAGGAACTTGCCGTCGCGGGTCTGGGTGGCGCCGGTGTAGGCGCCCTTGACCGCGCCGAAGAGCTCGCTCTCGATGAGCTCCTCGGGAATGGCCGCGCAGTTCACCTTCACGAACGGCTTGCCCGCCCGTTCGCTCGCCTCGTGCACGGCGCGGGCCACGAGCTCCTTCCCCGTGCCGCTCTCGCCGGTGATGAGCACGCGCGCACCGGTGGGCGCCACCCGCGCCACCTGGGCGCGGATGTCGCGCATGGGCGGCGTCTCGCCGACCATCAGGTGCCGGCGGCTCTCGCGGTCGCGCAACTGGCGCACCTCGCGGCCGAGATTGCGCACGTCCAGGGCGTTGCGGATGGCCACGAGCAACCGCTCCTTGCCGAGCGGCTTCTCCATGAAATCGAAGGCGCCGCGGCGCGTGGCCTCGACCGCCGTCGAGATGGTGCCGTGACCGGAGATCATGATCACCGGCAGCTCCTTCTCCGAGGCGTGCAGGCGACCGAGGACCTCCAGGCCGTCGATGCCGGGCAACCGCACGTCGAGCACCACCACGTCGGGCCGTTCCTCGGCCACGCGCGCCAGGCCCTCCTCGCCGGTCTCGGCGGTGTCGACGGTGAAGCCCTCGTCGGAGAGCACCATCTGGAAGGTGCGCCGGATGTTCCGTTCGTCGTCGATGATCAGCACGCGGGGCGTCATGGCGCCGTCTCCTCGGATGTTGCCGGATCGGCCACCGGTTCGGTCAGCGGCAGATCGAGGGTGAAGGTCGTGCCCGTGCCGGGCGTGCTCGCCACGTCGATGCGCCCGCCGTGGCCGGCGACGATGTTGGCGACGATGGCCAGGCCGAGGCCCATGCCGTCGCGCTTGGTGGTGAAGTCGGGCTCGAAGACGCGCTCGAGGTTTTCCGGGGCGATGCCCACGCCGCGGTCGCTCACGGTGAGCCGCACGCCGGCGCCCCCGGAGCGCGCAACCGCCAGGGCCACCGGCCCGGCGACGCCGGCCTCGCCCATGGCCGCCTGGCCGTTGTCGACCAGGTTGATCAGCACCCGGCGCAGGGCGTCGGCGTCGAACCAGCCGTCGAGGGCGGCGTCGGCGCCGGCGAGGGCAAGCCCCTCCGGGCCATAGAGCTGTCCGACGTCGCGCAGCAGGGCCGCCAGGTCGCTGCGGGTCGGCACGGGCTTCGGCAACCGGGCGAAATCGCCGAACTCGCGCACCA containing:
- a CDS encoding sigma-54-dependent Fis family transcriptional regulator, which produces MTPRVLIIDDERNIRRTFQMVLSDEGFTVDTAETGEEGLARVAEERPDVVVLDVRLPGIDGLEVLGRLHASEKELPVIMISGHGTISTAVEATRRGAFDFMEKPLGKERLLVAIRNALDVRNLGREVRQLRDRESRRHLMVGETPPMRDIRAQVARVAPTGARVLITGESGTGKELVARAVHEASERAGKPFVKVNCAAIPEELIESELFGAVKGAYTGATQTRDGKFLQAHGGTLFLDEIGDMSLKAQAKVLRALQEGEIERVGGNDTVRVDVRVLAATNKDLAAEAAAGTFREDLFFRLNVVPIHVPPLRARAADIPLLAEHFLASYLDENALPQRAFAPAALERLRGLPWPGNIRELGNAVERLAILAPGDPIGTDDLARCGIGTGGDAGTAAGGA